The following are encoded in a window of Numida meleagris isolate 19003 breed g44 Domestic line chromosome 13, NumMel1.0, whole genome shotgun sequence genomic DNA:
- the LOC110405800 gene encoding urotensin-2 receptor-like: protein MEPGACTPGLCQPKNSSTQLNATSDSASDLLATSFLGCILGTMCVVGAAGNIYTLVVTTVSMRRSGSMYVYIINLALADLLYLSTIPFVVCTYFVRDWYFGDLGCRILFSLDLLTMHASIFILTIMSTERYLAVARPLATLRGSRDRRRVLTFLAWLAAFLLALPSMILIDLRTSHRHGVTKRMCHPTWRMGPYKVYLTVLFNTCILAPGITICCVYTKLARTYWRSQRALVAHTKHASHCPKQKVLYMIFSIVLAYWACFVPFWLWQLFSLYWHERGDRDGSAIVPINFLVTCLAYSNSCVNPFLYTLLSKNYSEYLRRHHRAAQRGSSAQPPAAVPPLGGSGEDDCGL from the coding sequence ATGGAGCCGGGCGCGTGCACCCCTGGGCTGTGCCAGCCCAAGAACAGCAGCACCCAACTCAACGCCACGTCCGATAGTGCCAGCGACCTCCTGGCCACCTccttcctgggctgcatcctGGGCACCATGTGCGTGGTGGGCGCAGCGGGGAACATCTACACGCTGGTGGTCACCACTGTCTCCATGAGGCGCAGCGGCTCCATGTATGTTTACATCATCAACTTGGCCCTGGCCGATCTCCTCTACCTGTCCACCATCCCCTTCGTGGTGTGCACCTACTTCGTGCGGGACTGGTACTTCGGAGACCTGGGCTGCAGGATCCTCTTCAGCCTCGACCTCCTCACCATGCACGCCAGCATCTTCATCCTCACCATCATGAGCACCGAGCGCTACCTGGCTGTCGCCCGCCCTCTGGCCACGCTGCGGGGCTCAAGGGACCGCCGGCGGGTGCTCACCTTCCTGGCGTGGCTGGCGGCCTTCCTCCTCGCCCTGCCCAGCATGATCCTCATTGACCTGCGCACCAGCCACCGCCACGGGGTGACCAAACGTATGTGCCACCCCACGTGGCGGATGGGGCCCTACAAGGTGTACCTCACTGTCCTCTTCAACACCTGCATCCTCGCTCCGGGCATCACCATCTGCTGTGTGTACACCAAGCTGGCCAGGACCTACTGGAGGTCCCAGAGGGCTCTCGTTGCCCACACCAAGCATGCCAGCCACTGTCCCAAGCAGAAGGTGCTGTACATGATCTTCAGCATCGTGCTCGCCTACTGGGCTTGCTTCGTGCCCTTCTGGCTGTGGCAGCTCTTCAGCCTTTACTGGCACGAGCGTGGGGATCGGGATGGCTCCGCCATCGTCCCCATCAACTTTCTGGTGACCTGCTTGGCCTACAGCAACAGCTGCGTCAACCCCTTCCTCTACACGCTGCTCTCCAAGAACTACAGCGAGTACCTGCGGAGACATCACCGGGCCGCCCAGCGGGGCTCCTCTGCACAGCCGCCAGCCGCTGTCCCACCCCTGGGGGGCTCTGGAGAGGATGATTGTGGTCTGTGA